A single Lactuca sativa cultivar Salinas chromosome 8, Lsat_Salinas_v11, whole genome shotgun sequence DNA region contains:
- the LOC128127917 gene encoding G-type lectin S-receptor-like serine/threonine-protein kinase At4g03230 — MTNCLHYGVSGADIRALKLVNSGNVALMDVSSGNTLWQSFKTPTDTYLPGMKLTNILTLTSWKSLNDPGTGIYQFRQGERGEQSYLIMKDTKYYWKSGNPKNSFDDNTMFPDALSLLSNTTTRDEHVNTTYNLTYMVTHNYSRLVMNYTGHVQYFTWGKASKWVLEWEAPRDYCTEYHVCGSYGMCNQTNHHQRCSCLTGFQPASRRDPKAGCKRKSEICETTTDTFLNLTLISVDDTDVTFQKSINESVCIEKCLENCECVAYAYRTLQEEQLVDESRRDAQGCWFWHSQIYNLKAPDRHNISIRVSAGHQVKGRSEFQKLVVPLAVGVSVLGVIFLCVVVYISYRRLVNRIAGLPSPISGFISELESNNMSSSVNELPRPDDSREANEYQDGDES, encoded by the exons ATGACGAACTGTTTACATTATGGTGTTTCAGGAGCTGATATAAGGGCCCTGAAGTTGGTTAATTCAGGAAATGTTGCGTTAATGGATGTTTCATCAGGAAACACATTGTGGCAGAGTTTTAAAACACCAACAGATACGTATCTTCCTGGAATGAAGTTGACCAATATTTTAACCTTGACATCATGGAAAAGTCTGAATGATCCAGGAACTGGAATCTACCAATTTCGGCAAGGTGAAAGAGGCGAGCAATCCTACCTTATTATGAAAGATACAAAATATTACTGGAAAAGCGGAAACCCAAAGAATAGCTTTGATGACAACACAATGTTCCCCGATGCTTTGAGTTTGCTATCAAACACAACCACAAGAGATGAGCATGTAAATACAACGTATAACCTAACTTATATGGTGACCCATAATTACTCAAGATTGGTAATGAACTACACAGGCCATGTACAATATTTTACTTGGGGAAAAGCTAGTAAATGGGTTTTGGAATGGGAAGCCCCAAGAGATTATTGCACCGAATACCATGTGTGTGGGTCATATGGGATGTGCAACCAAACAAATCATCATCAACGATGTAGTTGTTTGACTGGATTTCAGCCTGCTTCACGTAGGGATCCAAAGGCCGGATGCAAGAGAAAATCAGAAATCTGTGAGACTACTACAGATACATTCCTGAATCTTACTCTGATTAGTGTCGATGATACAGATGTCACCTTCCAAAAATCAATCAATGAGTCTGTATGCATAGAGAAGTGTCTCGAAAACTGCGAGTGTGTAGCATATGCTTACAGAACTCTACAAGAGGAACAGCTAGTGGATGAAAGCCGCCGTGATGCCCAAGGGTGCTGGTTCTGGCATTCTCAGATTTATAATCTCAAAGCACCCGACAGACATAATATCTCCATCCGTGTATCTGCAG GGCATCAAGTCAAAGGGCGATCAGAATTTCAGAAACTTGTTGTTCCTCTGGCTGTTGGTGTTTCTGTTTTGGGGGTTATATTTTTGTGTGTGGTTGTGTATATATCTTATAGAAGATTGGTGAATAGAATAGCCG GCTTACCCTCACCTATTTCTGGTTTCATCTCAGAACTTGAGTCCAATAATATGAGCTCTTCTGTCAACGAGTTACCTCGTCCAGATGACTCAAGAGAAGCTAATGAGTATCAAGATGgtgacgagtcttga